The following proteins are encoded in a genomic region of Burkholderia pyrrocinia:
- a CDS encoding AraC family transcriptional regulator: MNPPVQADVSNPYDVIDIPPEFAPTAAHPMRVRARQVDAGRRIPLHTHAWAQLAYASRGVLRVATTGTTWMVPPSRAIWVPPHVTHEVVIVEEAYLRTLYIDESIVPGGLDACRVVEVTRLLRELIVALDARDLSTVRERLLCGLVLDELSHAEPLPLAVPMPDEKRLRMLCESVLAHPAHAESLEHWASEVGASTRTISRLFKQELGVSFSQWRQQALLARAIPLLNQGRPLSHIARELGYQSQSAFSAMFRRAFGESPRAFMLRGYEHRGAEGSIADDEMPDDDAISAVR; encoded by the coding sequence ATGAATCCGCCCGTCCAAGCCGACGTATCGAACCCGTACGACGTCATCGACATCCCGCCCGAATTCGCGCCGACCGCCGCCCATCCGATGCGCGTGCGCGCACGGCAGGTCGACGCCGGCCGCCGCATCCCGCTGCACACGCATGCGTGGGCGCAACTCGCCTACGCGTCGCGCGGCGTGCTGCGCGTCGCGACGACCGGCACGACATGGATGGTGCCGCCATCCCGCGCGATCTGGGTGCCGCCGCACGTGACGCACGAGGTCGTGATCGTCGAAGAGGCGTATTTGCGCACGCTGTATATCGACGAGTCGATCGTGCCGGGCGGGCTCGACGCGTGCCGCGTCGTCGAAGTGACGAGGCTGCTGCGCGAACTGATCGTCGCGCTCGACGCACGCGACCTGAGCACCGTGCGCGAGCGCCTGCTGTGCGGGCTCGTGCTCGACGAACTGAGTCACGCCGAACCGTTGCCGCTCGCGGTGCCGATGCCCGACGAGAAGCGGCTGCGCATGCTGTGCGAATCGGTACTCGCGCACCCGGCGCATGCGGAGTCGCTCGAACACTGGGCGAGCGAAGTCGGCGCTAGCACGCGCACGATTTCGCGACTCTTCAAGCAGGAACTGGGCGTGAGCTTTTCGCAGTGGCGCCAACAGGCGCTGCTTGCGCGGGCGATCCCGCTGCTAAACCAGGGGCGCCCGCTGTCGCATATCGCGCGCGAACTCGGCTACCAGAGCCAGAGCGCCTTCTCGGCCATGTTCCGCCGTGCCTTCGGCGAAAGCCCGCGCGCGTTCATGCTGCGCGGCTACGAGCACCGCGGCGCGGAAGGCAGCATCGCGGACGACGAAATGCCGGACGACGACGCGATCAGCGCTGTCCGCTGA
- a CDS encoding ABC transporter ATP-binding protein, producing MSEPVVSTQREPLLSLEGLHVRFGDTVAVDDVTLAIGRGERVALVGESGSGKSVTALSILRLLHDADMSGAIRFAGQDLSAKSEREMRGLRGSDIAMIFQEPMTALNPLYTIGVQIGETIVLHDGVSAVEARKRAIALLARTGIAEPDRRVDSYPHQLSGGQRQRAMIAMALACRPRLLLADEPTTALDVTIRAQIVDLLLELQRDEAAKRGMAILLITHDLNLVRHFAERVAVMEHGRLVESGPVERIFAEPEHPYTQRLLNSRPQRTVAPVMPIAPVVLDARHVSVQFARKRPGFAGWFGTVPVTAVADVSVSVRQGETLGIVGESGSGKSTLAMALLGLQKTAGGEIEFQGRALSTYRGREQTALRSNMQVVFQDPFSSLSPRHTIERIVGEGLELHHPELTPDARRAKSLAVLREVGLDRTVLHRYPHEFSGGQRQRIAIARALVLEPRILILDEPTSALDVSIQQQVLKLLANLQQKYNLGYVFISHDLEVIGAMAHRVAVMQDGAVVESGDVADIFTRPSHPYTQKLLKAVWKA from the coding sequence ATGAGCGAACCGGTCGTATCGACCCAGCGCGAGCCGCTGCTGTCGCTCGAAGGTCTGCATGTGCGCTTCGGCGACACGGTCGCGGTGGACGACGTGACGCTCGCGATCGGCCGCGGCGAGCGCGTCGCGCTCGTCGGCGAGTCGGGTTCGGGCAAGAGCGTGACCGCGCTGTCGATCCTGCGACTGCTGCACGATGCCGACATGAGCGGCGCGATCCGCTTCGCGGGGCAGGACCTTTCGGCCAAGAGCGAGCGCGAGATGCGCGGGCTGCGCGGCTCGGACATCGCGATGATCTTCCAGGAGCCGATGACGGCGCTCAACCCGCTGTATACGATCGGCGTGCAGATCGGCGAGACGATCGTGCTGCACGACGGCGTATCGGCCGTCGAGGCACGCAAGCGCGCGATCGCATTGCTCGCACGCACGGGCATCGCGGAGCCCGACAGGCGCGTCGACAGCTACCCGCACCAGTTGTCGGGCGGCCAGCGGCAGCGCGCGATGATCGCGATGGCGCTCGCCTGCAGGCCGCGCCTCTTGCTTGCCGACGAGCCGACCACCGCGCTCGACGTGACGATCCGCGCGCAGATCGTCGACCTGTTGCTGGAACTGCAGCGCGACGAAGCGGCAAAGCGCGGGATGGCGATCCTGCTGATCACGCACGACCTGAATCTCGTCCGGCACTTCGCCGAGCGCGTTGCGGTGATGGAGCACGGCCGGCTCGTCGAGAGCGGGCCCGTCGAGCGGATCTTCGCGGAACCCGAGCATCCGTATACGCAGCGGCTGCTGAACAGCCGGCCGCAACGCACGGTCGCGCCCGTGATGCCGATCGCGCCCGTCGTGCTCGACGCGCGCCATGTGAGCGTGCAGTTCGCGCGCAAGCGGCCGGGCTTCGCGGGCTGGTTCGGCACGGTGCCCGTGACGGCGGTCGCGGACGTGTCGGTTTCGGTGCGGCAGGGCGAGACGCTCGGCATCGTCGGCGAATCGGGGTCCGGGAAGTCGACGCTCGCGATGGCGCTGCTCGGGCTGCAGAAGACGGCGGGCGGCGAGATCGAATTCCAGGGGCGCGCGCTGTCGACCTATCGCGGCCGCGAACAGACCGCGCTGCGCTCGAACATGCAGGTCGTCTTTCAGGATCCATTCAGCTCGCTTTCGCCGCGTCACACGATCGAGCGGATCGTCGGCGAGGGGCTCGAACTGCATCACCCGGAATTGACGCCCGATGCGCGCCGCGCGAAGTCGCTCGCGGTGCTGCGCGAAGTGGGCCTCGACCGGACGGTGCTGCACCGTTATCCACACGAATTCTCGGGCGGGCAGCGTCAGCGGATCGCGATCGCGCGCGCGCTGGTGCTGGAGCCGCGCATCCTGATCCTCGACGAGCCGACATCCGCGCTCGACGTGTCGATCCAGCAGCAGGTGCTGAAACTGCTCGCGAATTTGCAACAGAAATACAACCTCGGCTATGTATTCATCAGCCACGACCTGGAGGTGATCGGGGCGATGGCGCACCGCGTCGCGGTGATGCAAGACGGCGCCGTCGTCGAGTCGGGAGACGTGGCCGATATCTTCACCAGACCGTCACATCCTTACACACAAAAACTGTTGAAAGCGGTCTGGAAAGCGTGA
- a CDS encoding patatin-like phospholipase family protein, whose product MSSPRLSRRHFTIACASASLAACTSFGGKSRPDNASNPTQPHEKPVKIGIALGGGAARGFSHIGVLKALEARGIPVEIVAGTSAGSVVGALYASGMSALQINKIALDMDQASISDWALPFRSRGLLQGVALQNFLNKTLNNRPIEKMAKPLGIVATDLQSGQPILFQQGNTGLAVRASCSVPSVFEPVKIGNREYVDGGLVSPVPASYARKMGASFVIAVDISARPDGAATNNPIEMLLQTFTIMGQTIKTYELDKYADVVIRPNLAAMGGSDFNQRNAAILAGEEAVARIMPELQRKLAAARGVAAA is encoded by the coding sequence ATGTCGTCCCCTCGCCTGTCGCGCCGCCACTTCACGATCGCGTGCGCGTCCGCCAGCCTCGCCGCCTGTACGTCGTTCGGCGGCAAGTCCCGCCCCGACAACGCATCCAACCCCACGCAGCCGCACGAGAAGCCCGTGAAGATCGGCATCGCGCTCGGCGGCGGCGCCGCGCGCGGCTTCTCGCACATCGGCGTGCTGAAGGCGCTCGAAGCGCGCGGCATCCCGGTCGAAATCGTCGCGGGCACGAGCGCAGGCTCGGTGGTCGGCGCACTCTATGCGTCGGGCATGAGCGCGTTGCAGATCAACAAGATCGCGCTCGACATGGACCAGGCGTCGATCAGCGACTGGGCGCTGCCGTTCCGCTCGCGCGGCCTGCTGCAGGGCGTCGCGCTGCAGAACTTCCTGAACAAGACGCTCAACAACCGGCCGATCGAGAAGATGGCGAAACCGCTCGGCATCGTCGCGACGGATCTGCAGAGCGGTCAGCCGATCCTGTTCCAGCAAGGCAACACGGGGCTCGCGGTACGCGCGTCGTGCAGCGTGCCGTCGGTGTTCGAACCGGTGAAGATCGGCAACCGCGAATACGTCGACGGCGGCCTCGTGAGCCCGGTGCCCGCGTCGTACGCGCGCAAGATGGGCGCGAGCTTCGTGATCGCGGTCGATATCTCGGCCCGGCCGGATGGCGCAGCGACCAACAACCCGATCGAGATGCTGCTGCAGACCTTCACGATCATGGGCCAGACGATCAAGACCTACGAACTCGACAAATACGCGGACGTCGTGATCCGCCCGAACCTCGCGGCCATGGGCGGCAGCGACTTCAACCAGCGCAACGCGGCGATCCTCGCGGGAGAGGAAGCGGTCGCGCGCATCATGCCGGAACTGCAGCGCAAGCTCGCGGCAGCGCGCGGCGTGGCTGCCGCGTAA
- the gltX gene encoding glutamate--tRNA ligase, with protein MTRPVRTRFAPSPTGFIHLGNIRSALYPWAFARKMNGTFVLRIEDTDVERSSQEAVDAILEGMQWLGLDFDEGPIYQMQRMDRYREVLAQMLEKGLAYPCYMSAEELDALRERQREAGLKPRYDGTWRPEPGKVLPEPPAGVKPVLRFRNPLTGTVVWDDAVKGRVEISNEELDDLVIARPDGTPIYNFCVVVDDMDMGITHVIRGDDHVNNTPRQINILHALGGEAPVYAHLPTVLNEQGEKMSKRHGAMSVMAYRDAGFLPEAVVNYLARLGWSHGDAEIFSREQFVEWFDLDHLGKSPAQYDHSKLSWLNAHYIKEADNARLAALAKPFLDALGIEDAAIATGPALDAVVGLMKDRATTVKEIAEGAAMFYRVPAPEADALAQHVTDAVRPALADLVVALKAADWTKEAVSAALKATLGTHKLKMPQLAMPVRLLVAGTTHTPSIDAVLVLFGRDVVVSRIEAALA; from the coding sequence ATGACCCGTCCTGTCCGTACCCGCTTCGCACCGAGTCCCACCGGCTTCATCCACCTCGGCAACATCCGCTCCGCGCTTTATCCGTGGGCATTCGCCCGCAAGATGAACGGCACTTTCGTGCTGCGCATCGAGGATACCGACGTCGAGCGCTCGTCGCAGGAAGCGGTCGATGCGATCCTCGAGGGGATGCAATGGCTCGGCCTGGATTTCGATGAAGGCCCGATCTACCAGATGCAGCGGATGGACCGCTATCGCGAGGTGCTCGCGCAGATGCTGGAGAAGGGTCTCGCGTACCCGTGCTACATGTCGGCAGAGGAACTCGACGCGCTGCGCGAACGCCAGCGCGAGGCGGGGCTGAAGCCGCGCTACGACGGCACTTGGCGCCCGGAGCCCGGCAAGGTGCTGCCCGAGCCGCCGGCAGGCGTGAAGCCCGTGCTGCGCTTCCGCAATCCGCTGACGGGTACGGTCGTGTGGGACGACGCCGTGAAGGGGCGTGTCGAGATCTCGAACGAGGAGCTCGACGATCTCGTGATCGCGCGCCCGGACGGCACGCCGATCTACAACTTCTGCGTGGTGGTGGACGACATGGACATGGGCATCACGCACGTGATCCGCGGCGACGACCACGTGAACAACACGCCGCGCCAGATCAACATCCTGCACGCGCTCGGCGGCGAGGCGCCCGTCTACGCGCACCTGCCGACCGTGCTGAACGAGCAGGGCGAGAAGATGAGCAAGCGGCATGGCGCGATGAGCGTGATGGCGTACCGCGACGCGGGTTTCCTGCCTGAAGCCGTCGTCAACTATCTCGCGCGCCTCGGCTGGTCGCACGGCGACGCCGAGATCTTCTCGCGCGAGCAGTTTGTCGAATGGTTCGATCTCGATCATCTCGGCAAGTCGCCCGCGCAGTACGACCACAGCAAGCTGAGCTGGCTGAATGCGCATTACATCAAGGAAGCCGACAACGCGCGCCTCGCCGCGCTGGCGAAGCCGTTCCTCGACGCGCTCGGCATTGAAGACGCGGCGATCGCGACTGGCCCCGCGCTCGATGCCGTGGTCGGCCTGATGAAGGATCGCGCGACGACGGTCAAGGAGATCGCGGAAGGTGCCGCGATGTTCTATCGTGTGCCGGCACCGGAAGCCGATGCGCTCGCGCAGCATGTGACCGATGCAGTGCGGCCGGCGCTGGCCGATCTCGTCGTCGCGCTGAAGGCGGCCGACTGGACGAAGGAGGCGGTGTCCGCTGCGCTGAAGGCGACGCTCGGCACGCACAAGCTGAAGATGCCGCAACTCGCGATGCCGGTGCGCCTGCTGGTGGCGGGTACGACGCACACGCCGTCGATCGACGCGGTGCTCGTGCTGTTCGGTCGCGACGTCGTGGTATCGCGCATCGAGGCTGCGCTGGCCTGA
- a CDS encoding gamma-glutamylcyclotransferase: MRYVFIYGTLRAGEANDIGHAARRHGIAAPTLLGAVALPGELYDFGTYPGMIAGPAGKSLVWGDVYEVDEQLVPVLDEIERIYPGVDTLFKPEEVTVELGGRQYACLYYPVAAHAVAGRPRIASGDWVQHRREREAA; the protein is encoded by the coding sequence ATGCGCTACGTATTTATCTACGGCACATTGAGAGCCGGAGAGGCCAACGACATCGGCCATGCGGCCAGACGGCACGGGATTGCCGCGCCGACGCTGCTTGGCGCGGTCGCGCTGCCGGGCGAGCTGTACGATTTCGGCACGTATCCGGGGATGATCGCCGGGCCGGCCGGCAAGTCGCTTGTCTGGGGCGACGTCTACGAGGTCGACGAGCAGCTTGTCCCCGTGCTCGACGAGATCGAGCGTATCTATCCGGGCGTCGACACGCTGTTCAAGCCGGAAGAGGTGACCGTCGAGCTCGGCGGCCGGCAGTATGCATGCCTGTATTATCCGGTCGCCGCGCACGCGGTAGCCGGGCGTCCACGCATTGCGTCGGGCGACTGGGTCCAGCACCGGCGCGAGCGGGAAGCCGCCTGA
- a CDS encoding GNAT family N-acetyltransferase, whose protein sequence is MLDPTDLRLLYQLRPAEPGDFPFAEALTHGNMGGYYKRHGLVWRSDLFYASWRESENFILEADGERIGVLRVTEEGDSLHIRDVQIAAGHRGQGAGTYMLDMSHRWARARGLHELQLRVFVDNPAARLYLRMGYQVAGPRLAQLGSIRHMVRMI, encoded by the coding sequence ATGCTCGATCCGACCGACCTGCGACTCCTGTATCAGCTCCGGCCTGCGGAGCCCGGCGATTTCCCGTTTGCCGAAGCGCTGACGCACGGCAACATGGGCGGCTACTACAAGCGCCATGGGCTCGTGTGGCGCAGCGACCTGTTCTATGCGAGCTGGCGCGAATCCGAAAACTTCATCCTCGAGGCAGATGGCGAGCGCATCGGCGTGCTGCGCGTGACCGAGGAAGGCGACTCGCTGCATATCCGCGACGTACAGATCGCGGCCGGCCATCGCGGGCAGGGCGCCGGCACCTACATGCTCGACATGTCGCACCGCTGGGCGCGTGCGCGCGGGCTGCACGAACTGCAGTTGCGCGTGTTCGTCGACAATCCCGCCGCGCGTCTCTACTTGCGCATGGGCTACCAGGTCGCCGGGCCGCGGCTCGCGCAGCTTGGATCGATCCGCCACATGGTGCGGATGATCTGA
- a CDS encoding C40 family peptidase: MQHRSLTQACARTIAGLFIGALFAAAPGAFADEVSSFNQNVTNSTQIGSASPLQQTSAQPSSGGAKSFLAGMAGKAGDVVVGALNMIGVRYRWGGNSPDSGLDCSGFVRYVFQDTLGMSLPRRAEEMSRVGEKVSMSNLKPGDLVFFNTMRRTFSHVGIYIGDNKFVHSPSTGSTVRVDDLDNGYWEKRFTGARRIESEFPMKAEDLRQRVRATIGDDSTNGSN, from the coding sequence ATGCAGCATCGATCCCTGACCCAGGCATGCGCGCGCACCATCGCCGGGCTGTTCATCGGCGCCCTGTTCGCAGCAGCTCCCGGCGCGTTCGCCGACGAAGTCAGCAGTTTTAACCAGAATGTCACGAATTCGACTCAAATCGGGTCGGCTTCCCCCCTCCAGCAGACCAGCGCCCAGCCGTCGAGCGGCGGCGCGAAGTCGTTCCTCGCCGGCATGGCCGGCAAGGCGGGCGACGTCGTCGTCGGCGCACTGAACATGATCGGCGTGCGCTATCGCTGGGGCGGCAACTCGCCGGATTCGGGCCTCGACTGCAGCGGCTTCGTCCGCTACGTGTTCCAGGACACGCTCGGCATGTCGCTGCCGCGCCGTGCGGAAGAAATGAGCCGCGTCGGCGAGAAGGTGAGCATGAGCAACCTCAAGCCGGGCGACCTCGTGTTCTTCAACACGATGCGCCGCACGTTCTCGCACGTCGGCATCTATATCGGCGACAACAAGTTCGTGCACTCGCCGTCGACGGGCAGCACCGTCCGCGTCGACGATCTCGACAACGGCTACTGGGAAAAGCGTTTCACCGGCGCGCGCCGGATCGAGTCGGAGTTCCCGATGAAGGCCGAAGATCTGCGTCAGCGCGTGCGCGCGACGATCGGCGACGATTCGACGAACGGCAGCAACTGA